From Deferrisoma camini S3R1, the proteins below share one genomic window:
- a CDS encoding Rne/Rng family ribonuclease produces the protein MSKVMLVNVVNEEESRIAIVADGLLEEVAIETAQVERLEGNIYKARVVKVVPSLDAVFVDFGAEKNGFLPVEDIHPRYFPEGKRSTSAVKTGQELLVQVRKGEMGQKGAALTTYISLPGRYFVLMPYVAKRGVSKKIEDEATRKQLRDALDAAQIPEEMGYIVRTAAEGRTKQELTRDANYLLRLWKRILRDAEDAPAPSLLYQDSDIVIRTIRDYFTPGVEEVWIDNPEVFEQVRRFFQAVMPWYTRRVKLHQRRTPIFARYNVEQQLATIYEKSVPLPSGGSIVIEQTEALVSIDVNSGGSFQGKDIEETALRVNEEAAREAARQLRLRDLGGLIVIDFIDMRSSANRSAVRRALQKALKEDKARTRVGSISQFGLLELSRQRLKPGAAAAVTRPCPSCRGSGRVRSPESFALSVLRMIQAELPRKELRQVRVGVPADVAALIVNRKRRRLADWEREFETSVQVFSEPHLGPNDYFFVFVENGTPRIETNTTDVPHDLVAAYQGIPEPPTRVQRAPAYILMDEEPEEEEEPPAPEPEETDAQPPAKKKRRRRRRKKKSAPAEAAAGEQPAEGSGSTPEGDGQPEEKDPEQKAGEPSSDAEAGSEEAEPQPPAKKKRRRRRRKKKSAPAEAEAAPPAQPTEAAASAGEPAPGPAPAGEPPAAETPPPAEEPEEKPKPKRRRAREKPQEASQETAQEPASADAPPSETGTPAETEGTEGPKPKRRRTRKRAPAQAQETAPAEPAAASDETEASEGERPKRRATRKSRPEPAQEEVAQAGTPPAENAAPDEAGEEKEPKPRRRSSRKKTAEAPPADGTGQPAPKESGGEEPPKPKRRRTRKKTPEPSTGPADADTNAGGDPAEGSGEGGSGGGA, from the coding sequence ATGTCGAAAGTGATGCTGGTCAATGTGGTCAACGAGGAGGAGAGCCGGATCGCCATCGTGGCCGACGGGCTCCTCGAAGAGGTGGCGATCGAAACCGCCCAGGTGGAACGCCTGGAAGGAAACATCTACAAGGCCCGGGTCGTCAAGGTGGTGCCCAGCCTGGACGCCGTGTTCGTGGACTTCGGGGCGGAGAAGAACGGCTTCCTGCCGGTGGAGGACATCCACCCCCGCTACTTCCCGGAAGGGAAGCGGTCCACCTCGGCCGTGAAGACGGGGCAGGAGCTGCTGGTCCAGGTGCGAAAGGGCGAGATGGGCCAGAAGGGGGCCGCGCTCACCACCTACATCAGCCTGCCCGGCCGGTACTTCGTGCTCATGCCCTACGTGGCCAAACGGGGGGTGTCGAAGAAGATCGAGGACGAGGCGACCCGCAAGCAGCTCCGCGACGCACTGGACGCGGCCCAGATCCCCGAGGAGATGGGCTACATCGTCCGCACCGCCGCCGAGGGCCGCACCAAGCAGGAGCTCACCCGCGACGCCAACTACCTGCTGCGGCTGTGGAAGCGCATCCTGCGGGACGCCGAGGACGCGCCCGCGCCCAGCCTGCTGTACCAGGACTCGGACATCGTGATCCGCACGATCCGGGACTACTTCACCCCTGGCGTGGAGGAGGTGTGGATCGACAACCCGGAGGTGTTCGAGCAGGTGCGGCGGTTCTTCCAGGCCGTGATGCCGTGGTACACCCGAAGGGTGAAGCTGCACCAGCGCCGCACCCCGATCTTCGCCCGGTACAACGTGGAGCAGCAGCTGGCCACGATCTACGAGAAGAGCGTGCCGCTGCCCTCGGGCGGCTCCATCGTGATCGAACAGACCGAGGCGCTGGTCAGCATCGACGTGAACTCGGGCGGGTCGTTCCAAGGCAAGGACATCGAGGAGACGGCGCTGAGGGTCAACGAGGAGGCGGCCCGCGAGGCGGCCCGGCAGCTGCGGCTGCGGGACCTGGGCGGCCTGATCGTGATCGACTTCATCGACATGCGTAGCTCCGCGAACCGCAGCGCCGTGCGCCGCGCCCTTCAGAAGGCCCTGAAGGAGGACAAGGCCCGGACCCGCGTGGGGTCGATCTCCCAGTTCGGCCTCCTGGAGCTGTCGCGCCAGCGGCTCAAGCCCGGGGCGGCCGCGGCCGTGACCCGGCCCTGCCCCTCGTGCCGGGGGTCGGGGCGGGTGCGGTCGCCGGAGAGCTTCGCCCTGTCGGTGCTGCGCATGATCCAGGCCGAGCTGCCCCGCAAGGAGCTGCGCCAGGTGCGGGTCGGGGTGCCGGCCGACGTGGCCGCCCTGATCGTGAACCGCAAGCGGCGGCGCCTGGCGGACTGGGAGCGGGAGTTCGAGACCTCGGTCCAGGTGTTCTCCGAACCCCACCTGGGCCCCAACGATTACTTCTTCGTGTTCGTGGAGAACGGCACCCCTCGGATCGAGACCAACACCACCGACGTGCCCCACGACCTGGTGGCGGCGTACCAGGGCATCCCCGAGCCCCCCACCCGCGTCCAGCGCGCCCCCGCGTACATCTTGATGGACGAGGAGCCGGAAGAGGAGGAAGAGCCCCCGGCTCCCGAACCCGAGGAGACCGACGCGCAGCCCCCCGCCAAGAAGAAGCGCCGCCGGCGGCGCCGCAAGAAGAAGTCCGCTCCCGCCGAGGCCGCAGCCGGGGAGCAGCCGGCCGAGGGAAGCGGCTCCACCCCCGAGGGGGACGGCCAGCCGGAGGAGAAGGACCCGGAGCAGAAGGCCGGGGAGCCCTCCTCCGACGCAGAGGCGGGCTCCGAAGAGGCCGAGCCGCAGCCCCCCGCCAAGAAGAAGCGCCGCCGCCGGCGCCGCAAGAAGAAGTCCGCTCCCGCCGAGGCCGAGGCTGCGCCCCCGGCCCAGCCTACCGAGGCGGCGGCCTCGGCAGGGGAGCCTGCGCCCGGGCCCGCTCCCGCAGGGGAGCCCCCGGCAGCCGAGACGCCCCCTCCGGCCGAGGAGCCCGAGGAGAAGCCCAAGCCGAAACGTCGGAGAGCTCGGGAAAAGCCCCAGGAAGCCTCCCAGGAGACCGCGCAGGAGCCCGCCTCGGCCGACGCGCCCCCGTCCGAGACCGGGACCCCGGCCGAGACCGAAGGAACCGAAGGCCCCAAGCCGAAGCGGCGCAGGACCCGCAAGAGGGCTCCGGCGCAGGCTCAGGAGACCGCCCCGGCCGAGCCCGCGGCAGCCTCCGACGAGACAGAGGCCAGCGAGGGGGAGAGACCCAAACGCCGAGCCACCCGGAAGAGCCGCCCGGAGCCTGCACAGGAGGAGGTCGCGCAGGCCGGGACGCCCCCCGCCGAGAACGCGGCACCGGATGAGGCCGGCGAGGAGAAGGAACCCAAGCCCCGGCGCAGGAGTTCCCGCAAGAAGACCGCGGAGGCCCCCCCGGCGGACGGGACCGGGCAGCCCGCCCCGAAGGAGTCGGGCGGCGAGGAACCACCCAAGCCCAAGCGCCGCAGGACCCGCAAGAAGACCCCGGAGCCGTCAACAGGCCCAGCGGACGCCGACACCAACGCCGGCGGGGACCCGGCGGAAGGAAGCGGCGAGGGGGGATCCGGGGGCGGGGCCTGA